A window of the Ostrea edulis chromosome 1, xbOstEdul1.1, whole genome shotgun sequence genome harbors these coding sequences:
- the LOC125664565 gene encoding uncharacterized protein LOC125664565 isoform X2 has translation MRFIFYLVCVLVSVFSYESMQASYNSWQNGLQNCLDNDNGMPVTAEDVSLLQNNSWVYAAQFRINTSGIIIVQMRKVEDNKIYYPDPDECLEYEFAVRKLVARNCSDFRQVQCINGPREAYITTACYQVSGEESCLPNIERLMTTDSYGPQECRFPASCLEGSFCQIILIGGILFISIIFSIVCIKCCIKYQVRRILKNIRHEETTTDQKDPKIKIYTYNYTDEHHRPAHSTSV, from the exons ATGAGATTTATTTTCTACCTCGTCTGTGTTCTTG TGTCCGTGTTTTCGTATGAATCAATGCAGGCCTCTTACAACAGTTGGCAGAATGGTTTACAGAACTGCTTGGACAATGACAATGGCATGCCTGTAACTGCTGAAGATGTCTCGCTATTACAGAATAACTCGTGGGTGTATGCTGCTCAGTTTAGGATTAACACAA GTGGTATTATCATAGTTCAGATGAGGAAGGTGGAAGATAACAAGATAT ATTATCCAGATCCTGATGAATGTTTAGAATACGAATTTGCTGTTAGAAAACTGGTAGCTAGAAACTGCAGTGACTTTCGTCAAGTTCAATGTATTAACG GTCCCAGAGAAGCTTATATAACGACGGCGTGTTATCAGGTCTCAGGGGAGGAATCATGCTTACCAAACATTGAGAGATTGATGACCACTGATAGCTACG GCCCACAGGAATGTAGATTTCCAGCCTCTTGTCTTGAGGGATCCTTTTGCCAGATCATTCTTATTGGAGGGATTTTGTTTATAAGTATCATATTCAGCATAGTCTGTATAAAATG CTGCATTAAGTACCAAGTTAGAAGGATACTGAAGAACATAAGACACGAGGAAACCACAACAGATCAAAAGGACCCCAAGATAAAAATATATACCTACAACTATACTGACGAGCATCACCGCCCCGCCCACAGCACGAGTGTCTAA
- the LOC125664565 gene encoding uncharacterized protein LOC125664565 isoform X1 gives MRFIFYLVCVLVSVFSYESMQASYNSWQNGLQNCLDNDNGMPVTAEDVSLLQNNSWVYAAQFRINTSGIIIVQMRKVEDNKICKENCNKTCQACDTDFVFNGKNRSSLRSHQNIMDHGIHYIMKDSHFDDYPDPDECLEYEFAVRKLVARNCSDFRQVQCINGPREAYITTACYQVSGEESCLPNIERLMTTDSYGPQECRFPASCLEGSFCQIILIGGILFISIIFSIVCIKCCIKYQVRRILKNIRHEETTTDQKDPKIKIYTYNYTDEHHRPAHSTSV, from the exons ATGAGATTTATTTTCTACCTCGTCTGTGTTCTTG TGTCCGTGTTTTCGTATGAATCAATGCAGGCCTCTTACAACAGTTGGCAGAATGGTTTACAGAACTGCTTGGACAATGACAATGGCATGCCTGTAACTGCTGAAGATGTCTCGCTATTACAGAATAACTCGTGGGTGTATGCTGCTCAGTTTAGGATTAACACAA GTGGTATTATCATAGTTCAGATGAGGAAGGTGGAAGATAACAAGATAT GCAAAGAGAATTGCAACAAGACTTGTCAAGCCTGTGATACAGATTTTGTCTTTAACGGCAAGAACAGATCGTCCCTAAGAAGTCATCAAAATATCATGGATCATGGGATACATTACATTATGAAAGATTCTCATTTCGATG ATTATCCAGATCCTGATGAATGTTTAGAATACGAATTTGCTGTTAGAAAACTGGTAGCTAGAAACTGCAGTGACTTTCGTCAAGTTCAATGTATTAACG GTCCCAGAGAAGCTTATATAACGACGGCGTGTTATCAGGTCTCAGGGGAGGAATCATGCTTACCAAACATTGAGAGATTGATGACCACTGATAGCTACG GCCCACAGGAATGTAGATTTCCAGCCTCTTGTCTTGAGGGATCCTTTTGCCAGATCATTCTTATTGGAGGGATTTTGTTTATAAGTATCATATTCAGCATAGTCTGTATAAAATG CTGCATTAAGTACCAAGTTAGAAGGATACTGAAGAACATAAGACACGAGGAAACCACAACAGATCAAAAGGACCCCAAGATAAAAATATATACCTACAACTATACTGACGAGCATCACCGCCCCGCCCACAGCACGAGTGTCTAA